Proteins encoded within one genomic window of Dyadobacter chenhuakuii:
- a CDS encoding D-TA family PLP-dependent enzyme: MWFKLNNPDEVISPSLLFYKDRIENNIRGMISIAGDADRLIPHVKTHKSGEIVKMQLEQGISKFKCATIAEAEMLADAGAKWILLAYQMVGPNITRLSALREKFQDVSFASLVDNEKSTDDLNKLGIASDVIFNVYIDVNNGMNRSGHVTDVTLLSLYRYISGLSNVSFGGVHVYDGHLRHPEFSDRKLAVDEAFETVLPLFDLIKNHTGNAPMIIAGGSPSFTVHAMRPDVYLSPGTNVLWDWGYGDRFDSQPFEHAALVLTRVVSKPTAGIVTIDLGHKAIAPESPIENRFKLLNLPSYTLMGQSEEHGVLQVTQDVWDATEIGDVLYALPYHVCPTVALHDFASVIEDGAVTDEWKIVARNRRLTI; this comes from the coding sequence ATGTGGTTCAAACTTAACAACCCCGACGAAGTCATTTCCCCTTCCCTGCTATTCTATAAGGATCGGATCGAAAACAATATCCGCGGCATGATAAGCATTGCCGGTGACGCCGACAGGCTTATTCCCCACGTAAAGACGCATAAATCCGGAGAAATCGTAAAAATGCAGCTGGAACAGGGCATCAGTAAGTTCAAATGCGCCACGATCGCAGAAGCCGAAATGCTTGCCGATGCCGGTGCAAAATGGATTTTGCTTGCTTACCAGATGGTTGGCCCGAACATTACCCGACTGTCGGCTCTGCGTGAAAAATTCCAGGATGTGAGTTTCGCTTCCCTCGTCGACAACGAGAAGTCGACGGACGACCTCAATAAACTGGGCATTGCCAGTGATGTTATTTTCAATGTATATATTGATGTAAATAATGGCATGAACCGTTCGGGACACGTTACCGACGTCACATTGCTTTCCTTATATCGTTACATTTCCGGACTGTCCAACGTTTCCTTCGGCGGCGTTCATGTGTATGATGGTCATCTGCGTCATCCCGAATTTTCGGATCGTAAACTGGCTGTGGATGAAGCATTCGAAACTGTCCTTCCACTCTTTGACCTGATCAAAAACCATACGGGCAATGCGCCCATGATCATCGCCGGCGGCTCTCCGTCATTTACCGTACACGCCATGCGCCCGGATGTGTATCTGAGCCCGGGCACAAATGTGCTTTGGGACTGGGGTTATGGCGACCGGTTTGATAGTCAGCCATTCGAGCACGCAGCACTGGTCCTGACCCGCGTTGTGTCCAAACCCACGGCTGGCATTGTCACCATTGATCTGGGTCATAAAGCCATTGCGCCCGAAAGTCCGATTGAAAACAGGTTTAAACTGCTCAACCTGCCGAGCTATACATTGATGGGACAGAGCGAGGAACATGGCGTTTTGCAGGTTACGCAAGACGTTTGGGATGCTACGGAGATCGGCGATGTGCTCTATGCCCTGCCCTATCACGTCTGCCCGACGGTTGCATTGCATGACTTTGCCTCCGTCATTGAAGACGGAGCAGTGACCGACGAGTGGAAAATCGTGGCCCGTAACAGACGCCTGACCATTTAA
- a CDS encoding RidA family protein: protein MNNTPESNFAALGLSLPPAPKPLGVYKPLLIVDKRWVYVSGHGTVQDDGTLIKGRIGKDMDADAGKLAARQVGLTILSTLKANLGSLNRIKRVIKILGMVNCTPDFEKHPFIINGCSELFAKIWGEENGIGVRSAVGMGSLPDNIPVEIEVMFELEEK from the coding sequence ATGAACAACACCCCTGAATCCAACTTCGCTGCTCTTGGCCTTAGTCTTCCTCCAGCTCCAAAGCCACTTGGCGTTTACAAGCCTCTTCTGATCGTCGACAAACGCTGGGTTTACGTTTCAGGACACGGAACGGTCCAGGATGACGGAACATTAATCAAAGGACGGATCGGTAAGGATATGGACGCAGACGCAGGAAAGCTGGCAGCGCGCCAGGTTGGATTGACGATCCTGTCGACTTTAAAAGCAAACCTGGGAAGCCTGAACCGGATCAAGCGCGTAATCAAAATTTTAGGCATGGTCAATTGCACACCCGACTTTGAAAAACACCCCTTCATCATCAACGGATGCAGCGAACTTTTTGCTAAAATCTGGGGCGAAGAAAACGGAATCGGCGTTAGAAGCGCGGTGGGAATGGGAAGCCTTCCTGATAACATTCCGGTGGAGATTGAGGTGATGTTTGAGCTTGAAGAAAAATAA
- a CDS encoding gluconate:H+ symporter: protein MPLLLTFIAILALIALIAWLKIDTFISFLLVSIGLGLASGLDVETVSKAIQKGVGGTLGDLVLIVGFGAMLGKMVADSGAAQRITDALIGLFGKKYIQWGMALAGFVIGIPLFYNAGFVIVIPLIFMISATARLPLLYVGVPMLSALSVAHGYLPPHPSPAAIASQLNADLGQTLLYGIMVSIPAIAVAGPLFGSTLKRFQPKPDEDLFNVKPRPTAELPGLGISVVTALLPVFLLTSMSGVKRIYPDNKIIGLLAEPYFGMLISVLFAAYVLGIRRGMNMKHVSKSMEEAFKGVSVILLIIAGAGVFKEIMTASGVSTYIAESLKGVDISPLILSWGIAAIIRICVGSATVAGLTTVGILSPLLVTSDVSPELLVLSIGSGSLMFSHLNDGGFWLFKEYFNLSIKDTLLTWSVMETIVSIMGLLGVLVLNLFV, encoded by the coding sequence ATGCCTTTATTACTGACATTTATTGCCATACTCGCCCTCATTGCCCTCATTGCCTGGCTCAAAATCGACACTTTCATCTCCTTCCTGCTCGTCTCCATCGGACTTGGCCTGGCTAGCGGGCTGGATGTGGAGACGGTTAGCAAAGCCATCCAAAAAGGCGTTGGCGGAACACTAGGCGACCTTGTTTTGATTGTCGGTTTCGGTGCAATGTTGGGGAAAATGGTTGCGGACAGCGGAGCGGCACAAAGGATCACAGATGCGCTAATCGGGCTTTTCGGGAAAAAATACATTCAATGGGGCATGGCGCTGGCCGGGTTTGTGATAGGCATTCCCTTGTTCTATAATGCTGGTTTTGTGATCGTCATTCCTTTGATATTCATGATCAGCGCCACTGCGCGCCTTCCTTTATTATATGTGGGTGTGCCAATGCTTTCCGCTTTGTCGGTTGCGCACGGCTATCTTCCGCCCCACCCCTCGCCTGCCGCCATTGCCAGCCAGCTTAATGCGGATCTCGGACAAACATTATTATACGGGATCATGGTCTCCATTCCTGCAATCGCCGTAGCCGGGCCGCTTTTCGGCAGCACCCTGAAACGTTTCCAACCAAAACCAGACGAAGATCTTTTCAATGTAAAACCACGGCCAACAGCCGAGTTACCCGGATTGGGAATCAGTGTGGTAACCGCTCTGTTACCTGTATTTTTGCTGACGAGTATGTCGGGCGTAAAACGCATTTATCCTGACAATAAGATCATTGGCCTGCTTGCCGAACCCTATTTCGGAATGTTAATCTCTGTATTGTTTGCTGCTTATGTGCTTGGGATCCGTCGCGGAATGAATATGAAGCATGTCAGCAAATCCATGGAAGAAGCATTTAAGGGCGTATCCGTAATCCTGCTGATCATTGCCGGAGCTGGGGTTTTCAAAGAAATCATGACAGCGAGCGGCGTAAGCACTTATATAGCCGAAAGCCTGAAAGGCGTCGACATTTCGCCCCTGATATTAAGCTGGGGGATTGCTGCGATCATCCGCATTTGCGTAGGGTCAGCAACCGTTGCCGGACTCACCACGGTGGGCATACTTTCGCCGTTGCTGGTAACTTCAGATGTTTCTCCCGAACTGCTCGTATTGTCCATTGGTTCAGGTAGTTTAATGTTCTCCCACCTGAACGATGGCGGCTTTTGGCTGTTCAAAGAATATTTCAATTTAAGCATCAAAGACACTCTGCTTACCTGGTCAGTTATGGAAACAATTGTGTCTATAATGGGATTGCTGGGCGTTTTAGTACTAAATTTGTTTGTTTAG
- the gyrA gene encoding DNA gyrase subunit A: MAESSGENIIPINIEDEMRGAYIDYSMSVIISRALPDVRDGLKPVHRRVLYGMSDLGVNYNRSHKKSARIVGEVLGKYHPHGDSSVYNTMVRMAQPWSLRYPLVDGQGNFGSVDGDNPAAMRYTEARLKRLADELLNDLGKDTVDFQPNFDDSLSEPSVLPAKFPNLLVNGSSGIAVGMATNMAPHNLSEVIDGVLAYIDNNEITIPELMEHVKAPDFPTGGIIYGYQGVRSAFETGRGSIIMRSKASFEVSKTGREQIIITEIPYMTNKAAMIERIAGLINDKKLDGISDIRDESDRDGMRIVFDLKKDAVPNIVLNHLFKYTPLQSSFGVNNVALVKGRPVTLNLKDLIKHYVDHRIVVITRRTEYELREAEKRAHILQGLLIALDNLDAVITLIRNARDPEIAKTGLMESFELSEIQAKAILELRLQRLTGLERDKIVKEYEEIMVLITDLKDILANESRKYDIIRTELGEIKDRYGDERRTKIEFSAEEFSDEDMIPDDEMLITISNEGYIKRTPLAEYRTQTRGGVGSRGVKTKDTDFTEHLFSATMLNYLLIFTEYGKLFWMKVYEVPEGSKQSKGRPIQNLISLENGDSIRSVINVRTLSDADYINNNYLIMCTQQGTIKKTLLEAYSRPRTNGIIAISINEGDRLLNVALTNGDNDIVIASSAGRAVRFNEKGVRPMGRTAAGVRGINLNDADNKVIGMVCINREDAQLLVVSENGFGKRSAIDSYRITKRGGKGVSTMNATDKVGKLVAIREVTEQDDLMIITRNGIAIRMSVLDIRLAGRNTQGVKLIRLNNSDEITSVTRILKDPDEKAEELDENGNVIPSAAIEGTSDMIIVSADEQAEELDDEEDVIEDEDDEEDENDPSDEPEA; encoded by the coding sequence ATGGCAGAATCTTCTGGTGAAAACATTATCCCCATTAATATTGAGGATGAAATGCGTGGAGCATACATCGATTACTCGATGTCAGTTATTATTTCCCGCGCTTTGCCCGACGTTCGCGATGGTTTGAAACCGGTTCACAGGCGTGTGTTATACGGGATGTCGGATTTGGGTGTGAATTACAATCGCTCGCATAAAAAGTCGGCTCGTATAGTAGGGGAGGTTTTGGGTAAGTATCACCCGCATGGTGACTCGTCTGTTTATAATACAATGGTGCGTATGGCCCAGCCGTGGTCGTTGCGCTACCCGCTGGTTGACGGCCAGGGTAACTTCGGTTCGGTGGATGGAGATAATCCGGCGGCAATGCGTTACACCGAAGCAAGACTGAAACGCCTTGCCGACGAGCTGCTGAATGACCTGGGTAAAGACACGGTTGATTTCCAGCCTAACTTCGACGATTCCTTATCCGAGCCGTCGGTTCTTCCCGCTAAATTTCCGAATTTATTGGTCAATGGTTCCTCCGGTATTGCCGTGGGTATGGCCACCAATATGGCACCTCATAACTTATCGGAAGTTATCGATGGAGTCCTGGCTTACATTGACAATAACGAGATTACCATTCCCGAATTGATGGAGCACGTGAAGGCGCCTGATTTTCCAACGGGAGGGATTATATATGGTTACCAGGGCGTTAGGTCTGCTTTTGAAACTGGCCGCGGAAGCATTATTATGCGTTCCAAGGCGTCATTTGAGGTTTCAAAAACAGGTAGGGAGCAAATCATCATTACGGAGATTCCTTACATGACCAATAAAGCCGCGATGATCGAACGCATTGCAGGCCTTATTAATGATAAAAAACTGGACGGCATTTCGGACATCCGCGATGAATCTGACCGGGACGGGATGCGCATTGTTTTTGATTTGAAAAAAGATGCAGTTCCTAATATTGTATTGAACCACTTGTTCAAATACACGCCGCTGCAATCGAGCTTTGGTGTGAACAATGTGGCGTTGGTCAAAGGACGTCCGGTAACGCTTAATCTGAAAGACCTGATCAAGCATTATGTTGATCACCGGATTGTGGTTATCACACGTCGTACCGAGTATGAACTTCGCGAAGCAGAAAAGAGAGCGCATATCTTGCAAGGTTTGCTGATTGCGCTGGATAACCTGGATGCCGTTATTACATTGATCCGTAACGCACGTGATCCGGAAATCGCAAAAACAGGTTTGATGGAGTCGTTTGAACTGAGCGAGATTCAGGCCAAAGCGATTCTTGAACTTCGTCTGCAACGGTTAACAGGTCTTGAAAGAGACAAAATCGTGAAGGAATACGAAGAGATCATGGTTTTGATTACGGATTTGAAAGACATTCTTGCAAATGAATCACGCAAGTATGACATTATCAGAACGGAATTAGGAGAGATTAAAGATCGTTACGGCGACGAGCGCCGTACTAAGATCGAGTTTTCAGCGGAAGAATTCAGCGACGAGGATATGATCCCGGATGACGAAATGCTGATCACAATCTCGAATGAAGGTTATATCAAAAGAACACCATTAGCAGAGTATCGCACGCAGACAAGGGGTGGAGTAGGGTCCCGCGGAGTAAAAACCAAGGATACAGACTTTACCGAACATTTGTTCTCGGCAACGATGCTGAATTACCTGCTGATATTTACCGAATATGGTAAATTGTTCTGGATGAAGGTTTATGAAGTTCCCGAAGGAAGCAAGCAATCCAAAGGCCGCCCGATCCAGAATTTGATCAGCCTGGAAAATGGAGATTCCATTCGTTCAGTGATCAACGTTCGCACATTGTCGGATGCGGATTATATCAACAATAATTACCTCATTATGTGTACGCAGCAGGGCACAATCAAGAAAACTTTGCTGGAAGCATACTCTCGTCCGAGAACAAACGGAATTATTGCAATCTCAATTAACGAAGGCGACAGACTGTTGAATGTTGCGCTTACCAATGGCGACAATGACATCGTTATCGCATCGAGTGCAGGACGTGCTGTTCGTTTCAATGAAAAAGGAGTTCGACCAATGGGCAGAACTGCCGCAGGTGTTCGTGGTATCAATCTGAACGATGCGGATAACAAAGTAATCGGAATGGTTTGTATCAACCGCGAAGATGCCCAGCTGCTTGTTGTTTCTGAAAATGGTTTTGGAAAACGTTCTGCAATAGATAGTTACCGCATTACCAAGCGTGGTGGGAAAGGGGTTTCGACCATGAATGCCACCGACAAAGTGGGTAAATTGGTAGCAATCCGTGAAGTTACTGAGCAGGATGATCTGATGATCATTACCAGAAATGGAATTGCGATCAGAATGAGCGTATTGGACATTCGTCTGGCCGGCCGTAACACGCAGGGGGTTAAGTTGATCCGTCTGAACAATTCGGACGAAATTACTTCGGTTACACGAATCCTGAAAGATCCGGACGAAAAAGCGGAAGAACTGGATGAGAACGGAAACGTAATCCCGTCGGCAGCGATAGAAGGAACTTCGGACATGATCATCGTCTCGGCGGATGAGCAGGCAGAAGAGTTGGATGATGAAGAAGATGTGATTGAAGATGAAGACGACGAAGAAGATGAAAATGATCCTTCTGACGAGCCAGAGGCATGA
- a CDS encoding tetratricopeptide repeat protein: MKKLFFVSALSLFSMSAFAQDDAVNKAVVDQFRKDKEKSDKDLTDAKASAKASFWMERAKLYENIALQGSEVDSSAAKTSLEAYKKVVELDKTKKGEPGKSAKEAENVLAGGEGSQLFNAFVKQGAEKYQAKNLNGALEMFTAAQEINKKDTLASLYGGIAAQQLDKKDVAREQFEKYAANGGKDPSVFYGLAQLYREEKNFDKAIEALNKGLAQSPNNKDLKAEVVNILLASGNESKAISELEALAQADPKNIQNVVNLAILYDNMQRTAADSVKQLSAKMGSGSKSAASLTKNLEAEKSKIEVYDGEVKRIGALIKKQPKNADLKRQLADVNAKKKETIATIATMEGEVKSATEAAQSSASSGSEKQLADLKAKQKDASEKAIANYKKALEIDGANYDALYNLGVFYFNEAVQLKGEVDNMNMTEYQQRGKEIEGRVCGKFKKAKPYFEKAIQAKDEAEAKDNLTTVNGVLEQFAAKQVACVEE, translated from the coding sequence ATGAAAAAATTGTTTTTTGTGTCTGCACTTAGCCTTTTCAGTATGTCAGCGTTTGCGCAGGACGATGCTGTAAACAAGGCTGTTGTAGACCAGTTTCGTAAGGATAAAGAGAAAAGCGATAAAGACCTGACTGATGCAAAGGCTAGTGCAAAGGCTTCATTCTGGATGGAAAGAGCAAAATTGTATGAAAACATTGCTTTGCAGGGATCAGAAGTAGATTCAAGTGCAGCCAAAACGTCTTTAGAAGCTTACAAAAAGGTTGTGGAGCTTGACAAAACTAAAAAAGGTGAACCTGGTAAGTCTGCGAAGGAAGCTGAAAATGTGCTTGCAGGCGGAGAGGGATCTCAACTTTTCAATGCATTTGTAAAGCAGGGTGCTGAAAAATACCAGGCCAAAAACCTGAACGGTGCTCTTGAAATGTTCACAGCTGCTCAGGAAATCAATAAGAAAGATACGCTGGCTTCGCTTTACGGCGGAATTGCTGCGCAACAGCTTGATAAGAAAGACGTTGCAAGAGAGCAATTCGAAAAATATGCTGCAAATGGCGGTAAAGATCCAAGCGTATTCTACGGATTGGCACAGCTATATCGTGAAGAGAAAAACTTCGACAAAGCGATTGAAGCTTTGAACAAAGGATTAGCGCAGTCGCCAAACAACAAAGACCTGAAAGCAGAAGTTGTTAACATTCTTTTGGCGTCAGGTAATGAGTCTAAGGCGATCAGCGAACTGGAAGCATTGGCACAAGCTGATCCTAAAAATATTCAGAACGTGGTTAACCTTGCAATTCTTTACGATAACATGCAGCGCACTGCTGCGGACAGCGTGAAGCAGTTGAGTGCTAAGATGGGTTCAGGAAGTAAATCAGCTGCAAGTCTGACTAAAAACCTGGAAGCAGAAAAAAGCAAGATCGAAGTTTATGACGGCGAGGTGAAACGTATTGGTGCGTTGATTAAGAAGCAGCCAAAAAATGCGGATCTGAAACGTCAGCTCGCAGATGTAAATGCTAAGAAAAAAGAAACGATCGCAACCATTGCAACAATGGAAGGCGAAGTGAAATCTGCGACGGAAGCTGCACAAAGCAGTGCATCGTCAGGATCTGAAAAACAATTGGCAGACTTGAAAGCGAAGCAAAAAGACGCGAGCGAGAAAGCTATTGCGAACTACAAGAAAGCATTGGAGATCGACGGTGCAAATTATGACGCTTTGTATAACCTTGGTGTTTTCTATTTCAACGAAGCTGTACAATTGAAAGGCGAAGTTGACAATATGAACATGACTGAGTATCAGCAACGCGGCAAAGAAATCGAAGGTCGTGTTTGTGGTAAGTTCAAAAAGGCGAAGCCATATTTTGAAAAAGCTATCCAAGCGAAAGACGAAGCTGAGGCAAAAGATAACTTGACTACTGTAAACGGAGTTCTTGAGCAGTTCGCTGCAAAACAAGTTGCTTGCGTTGAAGAGTAA
- a CDS encoding hydroxypyruvate isomerase family protein: MSTRRSVLKSLAAGIGVLSLSEVFAANEKALGSKLNGKINHSVCKWCYGKIPLDTFAKECKEMGITSIELLGPEDWPTLKKYGLTCALPNGAGMGIEKGFNDLALHDELVKSYEDLFPKLKEAGYSTVICFSGNRRGMSDIDGMRNCAIGLRRLMPSAEKHGITMIMELLNSKVNHKDYMCDHTSWGAGLCEMVGSENFKLLYDIYHMSIMEGDVIATIKKYHKYIGHYHTGGVPGRNEIDEGQELYYPAIMKAIVDTGYKGFVAQEFIPKREPLASLKQCVQICDIA, from the coding sequence GCCGCAGGCATCGGCGTGCTTTCACTGTCCGAAGTTTTTGCTGCAAATGAAAAAGCCTTAGGTTCAAAACTAAATGGCAAGATTAATCATTCGGTTTGTAAATGGTGTTATGGCAAAATTCCGCTGGACACCTTTGCAAAAGAATGTAAGGAAATGGGCATAACGTCCATCGAATTACTAGGTCCAGAAGATTGGCCAACACTTAAAAAATATGGCCTGACCTGTGCATTGCCAAACGGCGCCGGGATGGGAATTGAAAAAGGCTTTAATGATCTTGCATTACATGACGAGCTTGTAAAAAGCTACGAAGATCTTTTTCCCAAATTAAAGGAAGCGGGATATTCAACAGTCATTTGTTTTTCGGGCAACCGACGTGGCATGTCCGACATTGACGGTATGCGTAACTGTGCAATCGGATTAAGAAGGTTAATGCCCTCGGCCGAAAAGCATGGAATTACTATGATCATGGAATTGCTGAACAGTAAGGTGAACCACAAAGATTACATGTGCGATCATACTTCATGGGGTGCAGGCTTGTGCGAAATGGTTGGCTCTGAAAACTTTAAGTTGCTCTACGACATTTATCACATGTCCATTATGGAGGGCGATGTCATAGCAACGATCAAAAAATATCACAAATACATCGGTCATTATCACACTGGGGGAGTTCCTGGCAGAAATGAAATTGACGAAGGGCAAGAGTTGTATTACCCGGCTATCATGAAGGCCATTGTCGACACCGGCTATAAAGGTTTTGTCGCGCAGGAATTTATTCCAAAACGTGAACCGCTGGCTTCCCTAAAACAATGTGTACAGATCTGTGACATTGCCTGA